A genomic region of Elaeis guineensis isolate ETL-2024a chromosome 9, EG11, whole genome shotgun sequence contains the following coding sequences:
- the LOC105036614 gene encoding uncharacterized protein At5g48480: MAQEGEGNGAVPAAASIVAFKPQLLVPAMKADEAVQFYKEAFGAEELKRMNHPKRKAEQEAPLILCAELKIGSSFLLVCDQTEDDFAAGGAGVVFRVETEDVEGAVAKAVKAGGVLQGEITEEESGCGWGLLGKVKDPFGVVWYVASTAKKCSPAEA, from the exons ATGGCGCAGGAGGGAGAGGGGAACGGAGCGGTGCCGGCGGCGGCGAGCATCGTTGCGTTCAAGCCGCAGCTACTGGTGCCGGCGATGAAGGCCGACGAGGCGGTGCAGTTCTACAAGGAGGCTTTCGGGGCAGAGGAGCTGAAGCGGATGAACCACCCCAAGCGCAAGGCCGAGCAGGAAGCCCCCCTCATCCTATGCGCCGAGCTCAAGATTGGCTCCTCCTTTCTCCTCGTCTGCGACCAGACCGAGGACGACTTTGCTGCAGG TGGGGCGGGGGTCGTTTTCCGGGTGGAGACGGAGGACGTGGAGGGGGCCGTGGCGAAGGCTGTGAAGGCGGGAGGGGTGCTGCAAGGGGAGATCACGGAGGAGGAGAGTGGGTGCGGCTGGGGGCTCCTTGGAAAGGTGAAGGATCCCTTCGGCGTCGTCTGGTACGTTGCGTCCACCGCCAAGAAGTGCTCCCCGGCCGAGGCCTAG